One window of the Lysobacter sp. S4-A87 genome contains the following:
- a CDS encoding cysteine desulfurase, giving the protein MNASLDSTIDWARVRADFPLLARKVHGKPLIYFDSANTGQKPEPVIAAVDDFYRHHNANVSRAVHALGTEATDAYEGARNKLARFVNVRGDELVLCSGTTFALNLVAYSWALPRLQPGDAIVLTRMEHHANIVPWQLVAQRTGATIKVAELDERGELDLDRLYALLTPDVKLLSLTHVSNVLGTVNPVREICREARKRGIVSVVDGSQAAPHRALDIASIGCDFYAFTGHKMSGPTGTGALWARREHLAAMPPFIGGGEMIKEVRFEGTVFNDPPHKFEAGTPNIAGFIGLGAAVDYLSALGMHNIEAREQALLAHATEELSKVEGVRIFGEAREKAAVISFLVEGAHAHDLATLLDLEGVAIRSGHHCAHPLMHHFGVAATCRASLAFYNTHDEVEAFVAALRKVRKLLA; this is encoded by the coding sequence ATGAACGCCTCCCTCGACAGCACCATCGACTGGGCCCGGGTCCGCGCCGACTTCCCGCTGCTGGCCCGCAAGGTCCACGGCAAGCCGCTGATCTACTTCGACTCGGCCAACACCGGACAGAAGCCGGAGCCGGTGATCGCCGCTGTCGATGACTTCTATCGCCATCACAACGCCAACGTCAGCCGTGCCGTGCACGCGCTGGGGACCGAGGCGACCGATGCCTACGAGGGCGCGCGCAACAAGCTGGCCCGGTTCGTCAACGTGCGTGGCGACGAGCTGGTGCTGTGCAGCGGCACCACCTTCGCGCTGAACCTGGTCGCGTACTCGTGGGCGCTGCCGCGCCTGCAGCCGGGCGATGCGATCGTGCTCACCCGCATGGAGCACCACGCCAACATCGTGCCGTGGCAGCTGGTCGCCCAGCGTACCGGTGCGACGATCAAGGTTGCCGAGCTCGATGAGCGCGGCGAGCTCGACCTCGATCGCCTGTACGCGCTTCTGACGCCGGACGTGAAGCTGCTGTCGCTGACCCACGTCTCCAACGTGCTCGGCACCGTCAACCCGGTGCGCGAGATCTGCCGCGAGGCACGCAAGCGCGGCATCGTGAGCGTGGTCGACGGTTCGCAGGCGGCGCCGCACCGGGCGCTCGACATTGCGTCGATCGGCTGCGACTTCTACGCCTTCACCGGCCACAAGATGTCCGGCCCGACCGGTACCGGCGCGCTGTGGGCGCGTCGCGAGCACCTGGCCGCGATGCCACCGTTCATCGGCGGCGGCGAGATGATCAAGGAAGTGCGCTTCGAAGGCACGGTCTTCAACGACCCGCCGCACAAGTTCGAGGCCGGCACGCCGAACATCGCCGGTTTCATCGGCCTGGGCGCGGCGGTCGATTACCTGTCCGCGCTGGGCATGCACAACATCGAGGCGCGCGAGCAGGCATTGCTCGCCCATGCCACCGAGGAGCTGTCGAAGGTCGAGGGCGTGCGCATCTTCGGCGAGGCCCGCGAGAAGGCGGCGGTGATCAGCTTCCTGGTCGAAGGCGCGCATGCGCACGACCTGGCCACCCTGCTCGACCTGGAAGGCGTGGCGATCCGCTCCGGCCACCATTGCGCGCACCCGCTGATGCACCACTTCGGCGTCGCCGCGACCTGCCGCGCCTCACTGGCCTTCTACAACACCCACGACGAGGTCGAGGCCTTCGTTGCGGCGCTGCGCAAGGTACGTAAACTGCTCGCATGA
- a CDS encoding GNAT family N-acetyltransferase yields the protein MTAPDTAALDAPAIQFRNATHADIDALVALVESAYRGDASKQGWTTEADLLGGRRTGADDIQACIDRPQSVILIAERDGGHGRRQLLACAHVAVEHGAGYFGMFSVDPTLQGGGIGKVVINEAERLVREDWGMAAMRMTVIDVREELIAFYERRGYHRTGIKKPFPYGDERFGQPKRDDLRFEILEKPLTA from the coding sequence ATGACCGCTCCCGACACCGCCGCGCTCGACGCGCCCGCCATCCAGTTCCGCAACGCCACCCACGCCGACATCGATGCGCTGGTCGCGCTGGTCGAGTCGGCCTACCGTGGCGACGCCAGCAAGCAGGGCTGGACCACCGAAGCCGACCTGCTCGGCGGCCGCCGCACCGGCGCCGACGACATCCAGGCCTGCATCGATCGTCCGCAGAGCGTGATCCTCATTGCCGAGCGCGATGGCGGCCACGGCCGTCGCCAGCTGCTCGCCTGCGCCCATGTGGCGGTCGAGCATGGCGCCGGCTACTTCGGCATGTTCTCGGTCGACCCGACCCTGCAGGGCGGCGGCATCGGCAAGGTCGTCATCAACGAGGCCGAGCGCCTGGTCCGCGAGGACTGGGGCATGGCCGCGATGCGCATGACCGTGATCGACGTGCGCGAGGAACTGATCGCCTTCTACGAGCGCCGCGGCTACCACCGCACCGGCATCAAGAAGCCGTTCCCGTACGGCGACGAGCGTTTCGGCCAGCCCAAGCGCGACGACCTGCGGTTCGAAATCCTCGAAAAGCCACTGACCGCATGA
- a CDS encoding non-heme iron oxygenase ferredoxin subunit, translating to MSDWVFVCATSQLLPGESTVAWDGDTPILVVNYDGDYYALEDKCSHEDFELSAGTFDGEEATIECVLHGAKFDVRDGRPLCAPAYEPVPKFPVKVEDGGIWTRDDRA from the coding sequence ATGAGCGACTGGGTCTTCGTCTGCGCCACCTCGCAATTGCTCCCGGGCGAATCGACCGTCGCCTGGGACGGCGATACCCCGATCCTGGTGGTCAACTACGACGGCGATTACTACGCGCTCGAGGACAAGTGCTCGCACGAGGACTTCGAGCTCTCCGCCGGCACCTTCGACGGCGAGGAAGCCACGATCGAATGCGTGCTCCACGGGGCCAAGTTCGACGTCCGCGATGGCCGGCCGCTTTGCGCGCCGGCGTACGAGCCTGTGCCGAAATTCCCGGTCAAGGTCGAGGACGGCGGGATCTGGACCCGCGACGATCGCGCTTGA